A stretch of Sulfurimonas autotrophica DSM 16294 DNA encodes these proteins:
- a CDS encoding oligosaccharide flippase family protein — MNIELFVLIIGRVLQVLIAFIAIKIVTYYLVASELGNYYLIVSLASFYGFFFVGPVGQYINRKTHQWYMEKNLLNVLYLYNYYVVFLSFSSLVMVEILKYFHVIGSIDTVLLSTVLFIYIIAHTWNQTIIPLLNMLEHRISFVVFTVLSQILSLIFAYFLINLFSKEGVIWFFGQAISFGVVSLMAFWYFICKIDNHFNILIAHKLLTKKSIKKVLNFSIPLFIGALFFWIQTQSYPLIIKKYVGSEFLGYFGVGMSIAFAISSAFESIIMQYIYPQMYKNMNNEDKFSQTMLNIVNLIIPIYLLLSIFVSFFALYIISVLVDEKYFSSYIYIIFGIWIAFFRMSSNLIANTAHSKMKTKKLVFPNFIGAVLAFFGILFAVQSSNYMVYIPSAMLLSSIVSFLVLYDSMNKLLNIYFKFKNFFLVFLYSAPFLISMFFYNYSQNIIYALMILIVFGIYFLYVLYELVKGGNNIE, encoded by the coding sequence TTGAATATAGAACTTTTTGTATTAATTATTGGTAGAGTTTTGCAAGTTTTAATTGCTTTTATAGCCATTAAAATTGTAACTTATTATCTAGTTGCTTCAGAACTTGGTAATTATTATTTAATAGTTAGTTTGGCAAGTTTTTATGGATTTTTCTTTGTCGGACCAGTAGGTCAATATATTAATAGGAAGACTCATCAATGGTATATGGAAAAAAATCTCCTTAATGTACTCTATCTATATAATTATTATGTAGTATTTTTATCTTTTTCTTCATTGGTTATGGTTGAGATTTTAAAATATTTCCATGTGATTGGCTCAATTGACACTGTGTTATTAAGTACTGTACTATTTATATATATAATAGCACATACATGGAATCAAACTATTATTCCTCTGTTGAATATGTTAGAGCATAGAATTAGTTTTGTAGTGTTTACTGTTTTATCTCAGATATTATCTTTGATATTTGCATATTTTCTTATTAATTTATTCTCAAAAGAAGGAGTTATTTGGTTTTTTGGTCAAGCAATTTCATTCGGGGTGGTATCATTGATGGCTTTTTGGTATTTTATATGTAAGATAGATAATCATTTTAACATCTTAATTGCTCATAAATTATTGACAAAGAAAAGTATTAAAAAAGTATTGAACTTTTCTATTCCATTATTTATCGGTGCATTGTTTTTTTGGATACAAACACAATCATATCCATTAATCATTAAAAAATATGTAGGTTCAGAATTTTTAGGATATTTTGGAGTCGGTATGTCAATTGCGTTTGCAATTTCTTCAGCTTTTGAGTCAATAATAATGCAATATATTTATCCTCAAATGTATAAAAACATGAATAATGAAGATAAGTTCTCGCAAACAATGTTGAACATAGTGAATTTGATCATACCAATATATCTCCTTTTATCAATATTTGTTTCATTCTTCGCTTTGTATATTATTTCTGTTTTGGTTGATGAGAAATACTTCAGTTCATATATTTATATTATTTTTGGTATTTGGATTGCTTTTTTTAGGATGTCGTCAAATTTGATAGCAAATACCGCTCATTCTAAAATGAAAACAAAAAAGTTAGTTTTTCCTAATTTTATAGGAGCAGTTTTGGCATTTTTTGGTATTTTATTTGCTGTACAAAGTTCAAATTATATGGTATATATTCCAAGTGCAATGTTGCTTTCATCTATAGTTTCTTTTCTTGTTTTATATGATAGTATGAATAAACTTCTTAATATTTATTTTAAGTTTAAAAACTTTTTTCTAGTTTTCTTATACAGTGCTCCATTCTTAATTAGTATGTTTTTTTATAACTATAGTCAGAATATTATATATGCACTTATGATTTTGATTGTATTTGGAATTTACTTTTTATATGTATTATATGAATTAGTCAAAGGAGGAAATAATATTGAATAA
- a CDS encoding CgeB family protein: MKILYVDLQYDYGIKARGKNIIGLDGFKNSFEELGHEVVMFCYDEFLDKTNIIHDKLINFADEVKPDLIFFSLYQDQFEIKTLDYLKSKYKTINWFGDDQWRFDDFTYKYATHFTYCITTDKYSIPKYKAIGQNNVIYSQWAAINTHKIAKFDGYKYDVTFVGGFHPYRKWFIETLQKKGIKVEAFGNGWSNGPLSAEEMNQLFISSKINLNIGNSNSFDVRYLLSYWKAIPLLFRSKKNARQIKARNFEIPYFNGFQLSDYAPSIENYFDIGNELVCYSDVDEAALLIKYYLENDIEREEIKQESHEKAVQEHGYINRLRDILGQIV, translated from the coding sequence ATGAAAATTTTATATGTAGATTTGCAGTACGACTATGGTATTAAGGCACGTGGAAAAAATATAATTGGGCTTGATGGTTTTAAAAATTCTTTTGAAGAGTTAGGACATGAAGTGGTCATGTTCTGTTATGATGAATTTTTAGATAAAACTAATATAATTCATGATAAATTAATAAACTTCGCAGATGAAGTTAAACCAGATTTGATTTTTTTCTCTCTGTATCAAGATCAATTTGAGATAAAAACTTTAGATTATTTAAAGTCTAAATATAAAACTATAAATTGGTTTGGTGATGATCAGTGGAGATTTGACGACTTTACTTATAAATACGCAACTCATTTTACTTACTGTATTACAACGGATAAATATTCTATACCTAAATATAAAGCTATTGGGCAAAATAATGTAATATACAGTCAATGGGCTGCCATCAATACACACAAAATAGCTAAATTCGATGGTTATAAATATGATGTAACTTTTGTAGGCGGTTTTCATCCATATAGAAAATGGTTTATCGAAACTCTACAAAAAAAAGGTATTAAAGTCGAAGCTTTTGGTAATGGTTGGAGTAATGGACCATTAAGTGCAGAAGAGATGAATCAGTTGTTTATTTCATCCAAAATTAATTTAAATATTGGAAATAGCAATAGTTTTGATGTTAGGTATTTACTGAGTTACTGGAAAGCAATACCGTTATTATTTAGAAGTAAAAAAAATGCTAGACAAATTAAAGCTAGAAATTTTGAGATACCTTATTTTAATGGTTTTCAGCTTAGTGATTATGCTCCATCTATAGAAAATTATTTTGATATAGGCAATGAATTAGTTTGTTATTCCGATGTTGATGAAGCTGCGTTACTTATAAAATATTATTTAGAAAACGATATCGAGAGAGAAGAAATAAAACAAGAGTCACATGAAAAGGCTGTACAAGAGCATGGATATATAAATAGATTAAGAGATATTTTAGGGCAAATAGTATGA
- the rfbH gene encoding lipopolysaccharide biosynthesis protein RfbH, with protein MTKKEQLKQEILQKTKEYYELVHKPKQEAEFIAGQSRVNYAGRVFDATEMQYLVDSSLDFWLTYGEYSKKFEKQLSKFLNVRWSFLVNSGSSANLLAFYALTSPLLKERQVKRGDEVITVAAGFPTTITPIVQYGAVPVFVDMELTHFNIDVSQLEAALSTKTKAVMIAHTLGNPFNIRAVKEFCDKHNLWLIEDNCDALGSTYEGKPTGTWGDIGTSSFYPPHHMTMGEGGATYTDNPLLQKIMLSMRDWGRDCWCESGVDNTCGKRFSMSFGNLPKGYDHKYVYSHFGFNLKVSDMQAAVGVAQLEKFPSFVKKRKENFQKLYDGLKDLELLTLVQTQPNSDPSWFGFLMTINDDATFTRNEMSECLESNNIQTRNLFAGNILRHPLFDTMQEGIDYRVVGELTHTDKIMNDSLWIGLYPGMGDAAIEYMIMKIREFVRR; from the coding sequence ATGACAAAAAAAGAGCAATTAAAACAAGAAATACTACAAAAAACGAAAGAATATTATGAACTGGTACATAAACCAAAGCAAGAAGCAGAGTTTATTGCTGGTCAAAGTAGGGTAAATTATGCAGGGCGTGTCTTTGATGCAACAGAGATGCAGTATCTTGTAGATAGTTCACTTGATTTTTGGCTTACTTATGGAGAGTACTCTAAAAAATTTGAAAAACAGTTATCAAAGTTTTTAAATGTCAGATGGTCTTTTCTTGTCAATTCTGGAAGTTCTGCAAATTTACTTGCATTTTATGCTCTGACTTCTCCTTTACTTAAAGAGAGACAGGTTAAACGTGGAGATGAAGTTATAACGGTTGCAGCAGGTTTTCCAACAACTATTACTCCTATTGTTCAGTATGGTGCAGTTCCTGTTTTTGTGGATATGGAACTTACTCATTTTAATATTGATGTGTCTCAGCTTGAAGCTGCACTCTCTACGAAGACTAAAGCTGTCATGATTGCACATACTCTTGGTAATCCATTTAATATTAGAGCAGTGAAAGAGTTTTGTGATAAGCACAATCTTTGGTTGATAGAAGATAACTGTGATGCTCTTGGTTCTACTTATGAAGGAAAGCCAACTGGTACATGGGGTGATATAGGAACATCAAGTTTTTATCCTCCACATCACATGACGATGGGAGAGGGTGGAGCAACTTACACAGATAACCCACTACTTCAAAAAATTATGCTAAGTATGAGAGACTGGGGTAGAGATTGTTGGTGTGAGAGTGGAGTTGATAATACTTGCGGTAAAAGATTTTCGATGAGTTTTGGAAATCTTCCAAAAGGGTATGATCATAAGTATGTTTACTCACACTTTGGTTTTAATCTAAAAGTATCAGATATGCAAGCAGCTGTAGGAGTTGCTCAGCTTGAGAAATTTCCATCTTTTGTCAAAAAAAGAAAAGAAAATTTTCAAAAACTATATGATGGTTTAAAAGATTTAGAACTTCTAACTTTAGTTCAAACTCAGCCAAATTCAGATCCAAGTTGGTTTGGATTTCTTATGACAATTAATGATGATGCAACTTTTACAAGAAATGAGATGTCAGAGTGTTTAGAGAGTAACAACATTCAAACAAGAAATCTTTTTGCAGGAAATATATTAAGACATCCTCTTTTTGATACAATGCAAGAAGGAATCGACTATAGAGTTGTCGGAGAACTTACTCATACAGATAAAATTATGAATGACAGTTTATGGATAGGATTATATCCTGGTATGGGCGATGCAGCTATCGAGTATATGATTATGAAAATTCGAGAGTTTGTAAGAAGATAA
- a CDS encoding polysaccharide biosynthesis protein: MFKNKILLITGGTGSFGNAVLRNFLDTDIKEIRIFSRDELKQDDMRKKYNNDKLKFYIGDVRDVNSLEDAMRGVDFLFHAAALKQVPSCEFYPMQAVATNVVGTENVLNTAIKHNVEKVIVLSTDKAVYPINAMGISKAMMEKVAVAKARNLGKETTICCTRYGNVMASRGSVIPLFIKQIKNNEPITITDPNMTRFMMSLDDAVDLVMFAFKNGENGDIFVQKAPAATIELLANALTSLLDKPEHVVNIIGTRHGEKLYETLLTREEMVNAVDMGDYYRIPSDSRDLNYNKYFVKGEVITEAEDYHSHNTKQLNEEEMKEMLMNLREIQSDLKYFKVK, translated from the coding sequence ATGTTCAAAAATAAAATATTATTAATTACTGGGGGAACAGGTTCATTTGGGAATGCTGTGCTTCGTAATTTTTTAGATACGGATATTAAAGAGATTAGAATTTTTTCTCGTGATGAATTAAAACAAGATGATATGCGTAAAAAATACAACAATGATAAACTAAAATTTTATATAGGTGATGTTCGTGATGTAAACTCTCTTGAAGATGCTATGAGAGGAGTAGATTTTCTTTTTCACGCAGCGGCATTAAAGCAGGTGCCATCTTGTGAGTTTTACCCTATGCAGGCAGTGGCTACAAATGTTGTAGGTACTGAGAATGTTTTAAATACTGCTATAAAACACAATGTGGAAAAAGTTATAGTACTAAGTACCGATAAAGCAGTTTACCCTATAAACGCAATGGGAATTAGTAAAGCGATGATGGAAAAAGTGGCTGTTGCAAAAGCAAGAAACCTTGGAAAAGAAACTACAATTTGCTGTACAAGATATGGCAATGTTATGGCAAGCCGCGGCTCGGTCATACCTCTCTTTATAAAGCAGATAAAAAACAATGAACCTATTACCATTACAGATCCAAATATGACTCGATTTATGATGAGTTTGGATGATGCAGTAGATTTGGTAATGTTTGCCTTTAAAAATGGAGAGAACGGTGACATCTTTGTGCAAAAAGCACCGGCTGCAACTATTGAACTCTTGGCAAATGCTTTGACAAGCCTTCTCGACAAGCCTGAACATGTAGTGAACATAATAGGCACCAGACATGGTGAGAAGCTTTATGAAACACTGCTTACAAGAGAAGAGATGGTCAATGCTGTCGATATGGGCGATTACTACAGAATTCCATCTGACAGTAGAGATTTAAACTATAACAAGTATTTTGTTAAAGGCGAAGTTATTACTGAGGCAGAAGATTACCATTCACATAATACAAAACAATTGAATGAAGAAGAGATGAAAGAGATGCTTATGAATTTAAGAGAGATTCAATCAGATTTAAAATATTTTAAGGTGAAATAG
- a CDS encoding glycosyltransferase, whose amino-acid sequence MKILINALGIQDSGGITVLEKVLLECLKNKNSKYYIVCNDNKNIRILIEKYQNTNYLIFQVIKTRGFLYRLYYENIIFKKIIDRNHIDLVYNFSGSAQFFLKIPQLIKIQNLLFYSKKLDCKYKQKKQFILWLKQIFLKRLIFKLMINQASLFEIQSNHVKDYLSDYIDITNKNFYVKSDINVSNDMFKHPKQYDFTKKVNFLYIVGPHFEYIHKNFIDFTNAMIQLEQYDLNFQITVTLTKEQLNNSSVWSKKLDSKTNFLGYVNTKEEAENIFTNSTILVSTSIIETLGLHVVEAVQNGVLAISPEEAYAKSVYGRNMPTYKLSDIDSFLDTVKEIVLLDNNNIKDIILSNQRYLIKNEKTKYKSVVDIFDEILKEKDVQK is encoded by the coding sequence ATGAAAATATTAATAAACGCATTAGGTATTCAAGATTCAGGTGGCATAACTGTACTTGAAAAAGTTTTACTAGAGTGTCTTAAAAATAAAAATAGTAAGTACTATATAGTATGCAATGATAATAAAAATATTAGAATACTGATAGAGAAATATCAAAACACAAATTATTTGATCTTTCAAGTTATTAAAACAAGAGGTTTTTTGTATAGACTTTATTATGAAAATATAATTTTTAAAAAGATAATAGATAGAAATCATATTGATCTAGTTTACAACTTTTCAGGCTCTGCTCAATTTTTTTTAAAAATACCACAACTGATTAAAATTCAAAATTTATTATTTTATTCTAAGAAACTTGATTGTAAGTATAAACAAAAAAAACAATTTATTTTATGGCTGAAACAAATCTTTTTGAAAAGATTAATATTTAAATTAATGATTAATCAAGCTTCTTTGTTTGAAATACAATCAAATCATGTAAAAGATTATTTATCAGATTATATAGATATTACAAATAAAAATTTTTATGTAAAAAGCGATATAAACGTATCGAATGATATGTTTAAGCATCCAAAACAGTATGATTTTACAAAAAAAGTAAATTTTTTATATATAGTTGGACCACATTTTGAATATATACATAAAAATTTTATAGATTTTACAAATGCTATGATTCAATTAGAACAATATGATTTGAACTTTCAAATAACAGTTACACTTACAAAAGAACAACTTAACAACTCTTCAGTTTGGAGTAAAAAACTTGATTCAAAAACAAACTTTTTAGGATATGTCAACACAAAAGAAGAAGCTGAGAATATATTTACAAATAGTACTATCTTAGTATCTACTTCTATTATAGAAACACTAGGATTACATGTAGTAGAAGCAGTCCAAAATGGAGTATTAGCGATAAGTCCTGAAGAAGCTTATGCAAAAAGTGTTTATGGCAGAAATATGCCAACTTATAAATTGTCTGATATTGACTCTTTTCTTGATACTGTGAAGGAGATTGTTTTATTAGATAATAACAATATAAAAGATATAATTCTTAGCAATCAAAGATACTTAATAAAAAATGAAAAAACTAAATATAAGAGTGTTGTAGATATATTTGATGAAATTTTAAAGGAAAAAGATGTTCAAAAATAA
- a CDS encoding NAD-dependent epimerase/dehydratase family protein: protein MNIFITGANGFIGSHLKEYLQKEYTEYILFTPSSKELDLSDESAVDTYILLNKIDIIIHLANRGGGRDVADMKNITEYNLRIFFNIAKHEKNVKKIISFGSGAEYAKHKPIVNAKEEDYLTEQPHDEYGFYKSITSKYIEKCDDIVQLRVFGAYGEYENYRFKFISNAIVKNLLHLPIVINKNVYFDYIYIDDLVKMIDWFIHNDSKEKIYNVTTGQKIDLVTLANIVNEVSDFKSEIKVLNDGFNNEYSSNNEKVLKEIDDFKFTPHREAIIKMRDYFSYNIDTLDTEKIVDDPYLKKIDTMWKKDK from the coding sequence ATGAATATTTTCATAACAGGTGCAAATGGATTTATTGGTTCTCATTTAAAAGAGTACCTACAAAAAGAATACACTGAGTACATTCTTTTTACACCATCGAGTAAAGAGCTGGATTTATCTGATGAAAGTGCTGTAGATACTTATATACTTTTAAATAAAATTGATATCATCATTCACCTTGCAAATCGTGGTGGTGGAAGAGATGTAGCAGATATGAAAAATATTACGGAATATAATCTTCGGATATTTTTCAATATCGCAAAACATGAAAAAAATGTAAAAAAAATCATCTCATTTGGAAGTGGCGCTGAGTATGCTAAACACAAACCTATAGTTAATGCAAAAGAGGAAGATTATTTAACAGAACAACCGCATGATGAATATGGTTTTTATAAATCTATCACTTCAAAATATATAGAAAAGTGTGATGATATAGTTCAACTTCGTGTTTTTGGAGCATATGGTGAGTATGAAAATTATAGATTTAAATTTATATCAAATGCTATTGTGAAAAATTTATTGCATTTACCAATAGTAATCAATAAAAATGTTTATTTTGATTATATCTATATTGATGATTTGGTGAAGATGATAGATTGGTTTATCCATAATGATTCAAAAGAGAAGATATATAATGTAACAACAGGGCAAAAGATTGATTTGGTGACTTTAGCTAATATAGTGAATGAAGTGAGTGATTTTAAGTCTGAGATTAAAGTGTTAAATGATGGATTCAATAATGAATATAGTTCAAATAATGAGAAAGTTTTAAAAGAGATAGATGATTTTAAGTTCACACCTCATAGAGAAGCAATAATAAAAATGCGAGACTATTTTAGTTATAATATTGATACATTGGATACAGAGAAAATTGTGGATGATCCATATCTTAAAAAAATTGATACTATGTGGAAGAAGGATAAGTAA
- a CDS encoding glycosyltransferase family 2 protein: protein MNNPLVCICIPNYNNEDTIANTLDSILHQTYENIIIKVFDNVSIDSSMKILKRYEEKYVNISVYQNNENIGGEANFTKCIENLEGDFGAIFHADDLYSPTMVENQIRYLSQNDISAIFVRANLIDDNSNVIGEQFFPDELKNKKYHQFDFKQLFALILKYDNFLITPSVMAKVDIYKNQIKSWNGQKFKTSADLDVWLRFSEIKNIGLITDKLISYRISTASFSYRTKFSRVNPRDMFLVIEKYLNKYSNLNFDQADYEYLKFKDNILVINNKILNSKLTRSDKIVLMNFKVLNKIFCNKQKFKIYIYAVLIKLLLFCGCRTLLVKLIKKVNNLEDEK from the coding sequence TTGAATAATCCATTGGTATGTATATGTATTCCTAATTATAATAATGAAGATACTATTGCAAATACATTAGATAGTATCTTACATCAAACTTATGAGAATATAATAATTAAAGTCTTTGATAATGTTTCTATAGATTCAAGTATGAAAATACTAAAACGATATGAAGAAAAATATGTTAATATATCAGTTTATCAGAATAATGAGAATATTGGAGGAGAAGCGAACTTTACTAAATGTATAGAAAATTTGGAGGGTGATTTTGGAGCTATATTTCATGCAGATGATCTATATAGTCCAACTATGGTAGAAAACCAAATCAGATATTTATCTCAAAATGATATTTCAGCTATATTTGTAAGAGCAAATTTAATAGATGATAATTCTAATGTAATAGGTGAACAGTTTTTTCCCGATGAATTGAAAAATAAGAAATATCATCAATTTGATTTTAAACAACTTTTTGCATTGATACTAAAATATGATAATTTTTTAATTACTCCAAGTGTAATGGCAAAAGTTGATATTTATAAAAATCAAATCAAATCATGGAACGGACAAAAATTTAAAACATCAGCAGACTTGGATGTGTGGTTAAGATTTAGTGAAATAAAAAATATTGGACTTATTACTGATAAACTTATTTCATATCGCATATCTACAGCTAGTTTTTCTTATAGAACTAAGTTTTCAAGGGTAAACCCAAGAGATATGTTTTTGGTAATAGAAAAATATCTTAATAAATATAGTAATTTAAATTTTGATCAAGCAGATTATGAATATTTAAAATTTAAAGATAATATTTTAGTCATTAATAATAAGATTTTAAATAGTAAACTAACAAGATCAGATAAAATAGTGTTAATGAACTTTAAAGTGTTAAATAAAATATTTTGCAATAAACAAAAATTTAAAATATACATATATGCAGTATTAATTAAGTTACTTTTATTTTGTGGCTGCAGAACTTTACTTGTTAAATTAATTAAAAAAGTAAATAATCTGGAAGATGAAAAATGA
- a CDS encoding transketolase gives MNLELIAKEIRKSIVKMNAKSYASHSGTALSVVDILTVLYFKIMNIDSANPSLKNRDRFILSKGHGSSALYATLAEKDFFDKSLLEGFYIDGGELPGHLDKEAAPGVEVSSGSLGHGLSLGIGMAIANKIDNNDSNVYVVCGDGELNEGSVWEAIMFAPHKHLDNLTLIIDYNKLQGYGRTNEVINLEPLKDKLLSFNWDVIEIDGHNFSEIESALLKNSKQPKAIIAHTIKGKGVSYMENKFEWHYKSPNEEQLNIALNELL, from the coding sequence ATGAATTTAGAACTAATTGCAAAAGAGATTAGAAAATCGATAGTAAAGATGAATGCCAAATCTTATGCTTCACATTCTGGTACAGCACTCTCTGTAGTGGATATATTGACAGTTTTATATTTTAAGATAATGAATATTGACTCTGCAAATCCAAGTTTGAAAAATAGAGATAGATTTATTCTGAGTAAAGGACATGGTAGTTCAGCTTTGTATGCTACTTTAGCTGAGAAAGATTTTTTTGATAAATCTCTATTAGAGGGTTTTTATATAGATGGTGGAGAATTACCAGGACATTTGGATAAAGAAGCTGCACCTGGTGTGGAAGTTTCTTCTGGATCCTTAGGACATGGTCTTTCTTTAGGAATTGGTATGGCCATAGCAAATAAAATTGATAATAACGATTCTAATGTTTATGTTGTTTGTGGTGATGGAGAATTAAATGAAGGTTCTGTGTGGGAAGCAATTATGTTTGCACCACATAAACATTTAGATAACTTAACTTTAATTATTGATTATAATAAACTGCAAGGCTATGGCAGGACAAATGAGGTTATTAATTTAGAACCATTAAAAGACAAATTACTCTCTTTCAATTGGGATGTTATAGAAATTGATGGGCATAACTTTTCTGAAATTGAAAGTGCCTTACTAAAAAATTCGAAACAACCAAAAGCAATTATTGCACATACTATTAAAGGTAAAGGGGTGAGTTATATGGAAAATAAATTTGAATGGCATTACAAATCACCAAATGAAGAACAATTAAATATTGCCTTAAATGAGTTGTTATGA
- a CDS encoding glycosyltransferase family 10 domain-containing protein: MKKASIVVENFYGKNRLFDLSDKIINRDNCMYPFYLLKMKFEELGYDLSTHDINSIEDSEIVIYNEMPKILSTQNDIDKSYLLIFESELIRPDNWDKQKHHYFNKIFTWKDDIVDNKKYFKFNFAQEIVKNINKDLSKKEKLCTLIAGNKQSVHPLELYSKRVEAIKWFEKNHIEDFDFYGIGWDKYTSSNKYINFIFNKINISPHYISYKGKVESKKETLTKYKFVICYENARDIPGYITEKIFDCFFAGCVPVYWGANNITEHIPEECFIDKRKYDTYEKLYDFIYNMSDEEYLKYLNNIEFYLNSEKSYQYSSEFFAETIIDATKKV; encoded by the coding sequence ATGAAAAAAGCTTCGATAGTTGTAGAAAATTTTTATGGAAAAAATCGACTTTTTGATTTATCTGATAAAATTATAAATAGAGACAACTGTATGTATCCATTCTATCTTTTAAAGATGAAGTTTGAAGAGCTTGGTTATGATTTATCGACACACGATATTAATTCAATAGAAGATTCTGAGATAGTAATTTATAATGAAATGCCAAAAATATTATCTACTCAGAACGATATTGACAAATCATATCTTTTAATATTTGAGAGTGAACTTATTCGACCAGATAACTGGGATAAGCAAAAACATCACTATTTCAATAAGATCTTTACATGGAAAGATGATATAGTGGATAATAAAAAATATTTTAAATTTAATTTCGCTCAAGAAATTGTTAAAAATATAAATAAAGACTTGTCTAAAAAAGAGAAATTATGTACATTGATTGCAGGAAATAAGCAAAGTGTGCATCCTCTGGAGTTATACTCTAAAAGAGTTGAAGCAATCAAGTGGTTTGAGAAAAACCATATAGAAGATTTTGATTTTTATGGTATAGGGTGGGATAAATACACTTCATCAAATAAATATATTAACTTTATATTCAATAAGATAAACATATCACCACATTATATCTCTTATAAGGGAAAAGTTGAATCTAAAAAAGAGACTTTAACAAAATACAAATTTGTAATATGTTACGAAAATGCAAGGGATATACCGGGATATATTACGGAAAAGATATTTGATTGTTTTTTTGCAGGGTGTGTCCCTGTGTACTGGGGCGCAAATAATATAACAGAACATATTCCAGAAGAATGTTTTATTGATAAAAGAAAATATGATACCTATGAAAAACTTTATGATTTTATTTATAATATGAGTGATGAAGAGTATTTAAAATACTTGAATAATATAGAATTCTATTTAAATAGTGAAAAAAGTTATCAGTACAGTAGTGAGTTTTTTGCAGAGACAATTATAGATGCCACTAAAAAAGTATAA
- a CDS encoding transketolase family protein, producing the protein MRNTFVKTLVKLAETDSRIFVITPDLGFSVLEEFEEKYPDRFLNVGIAEANAVSIAAGLALSGKIVYVYSIIPFVIMRPFEQIRVDVAYMNTNVRLVGVGAGVTYGPAGATHHAIEDIALMRALPNMTVFAPSDPYEVERITEESINYQGPIYFRLPKKGEPIISNSKNEIRLGKANYIKKNIESEIAILFTSNASDLALDVEDKLLKEGYCSDLVSMHTIKPFDHAALAEILKTKKHIFTIEEHNVIGGLGSVVSEYIAESIYNPVFKRFALPDEYSHYVGSQSYIRDKFGLTAQNITTTILELL; encoded by the coding sequence ATGAGAAATACATTTGTAAAAACACTAGTTAAATTAGCGGAAACTGACAGTAGAATATTCGTTATCACTCCAGATTTAGGCTTTTCAGTTTTAGAAGAGTTTGAAGAAAAATATCCAGATAGATTTTTAAATGTCGGAATTGCAGAAGCTAATGCAGTTAGTATTGCTGCTGGATTAGCACTAAGTGGTAAGATAGTATATGTGTATAGTATTATTCCGTTTGTTATAATGAGACCATTTGAACAAATAAGAGTTGATGTTGCTTATATGAATACAAATGTGAGATTAGTAGGGGTTGGTGCTGGTGTTACATATGGTCCAGCAGGTGCCACACATCATGCAATAGAAGATATTGCACTTATGAGAGCATTACCAAATATGACAGTTTTTGCACCTTCTGATCCTTATGAAGTTGAAAGAATTACGGAAGAATCTATTAATTATCAAGGACCAATATATTTTAGATTACCTAAAAAAGGTGAACCGATTATTAGCAATAGTAAAAATGAAATTCGACTAGGTAAAGCTAATTACATTAAAAAAAATATTGAGAGTGAAATTGCCATCTTATTTACAAGTAATGCTTCTGATCTTGCTTTAGATGTTGAAGATAAACTTTTGAAAGAAGGTTACTGTTCAGATTTGGTTAGCATGCATACAATTAAACCTTTTGATCATGCTGCCTTAGCTGAGATTCTCAAAACAAAAAAGCATATTTTTACGATAGAAGAACATAATGTAATTGGTGGTCTTGGAAGTGTTGTTTCAGAGTATATTGCAGAATCAATTTATAATCCAGTATTTAAACGATTTGCTCTTCCTGATGAATACTCTCATTACGTTGGAAGCCAAAGCTATATTCGCGATAAATTTGGATTAACTGCACAAAATATAACTACAACAATATTGGAACTATTATGA